A genomic segment from Salvia splendens isolate huo1 chromosome 13, SspV2, whole genome shotgun sequence encodes:
- the LOC121761747 gene encoding type I inositol polyphosphate 5-phosphatase 4-like isoform X5: MTSFPEVKRVHGVDEEWRNNFREREEACTIKKSKTVERSGRRTSDRLRRSKIDLEASQLTDVHNSRIFVATWNVAGKSPPSYLNLEEWLHTSPPADVYVLGFQEIVPLNAGNVLGTEDNGPARKWLALIRETLNSLPGSSGNCRTPSPVPDPIVELDDDFEGSNRENASSFFHRRSFQSLSRSMRVVEDDSSMSQPRLDCRYSVCDRAIYGRSRPSDYSYNSNGRWDCSSDDDNNGLSESHCTYSSPVPYNGSASMEDRDRGPVQSRYCLVASKQMVGIFLTVWVKRDLRDAVRNLKVSCVGRGLMGYLGNKGSISISLSLHQTSFCFICSHLTSGEKDGDELRRNSDVMEILRKTRFPRVHGIGDENSPQTILEHDRIIWLGDLNYRIALSYRCAKALVEMRNWRVLLDNDQLCVEQRHGRVFTGWNEGRIYFPPTYKYSNNSDRYAGEDMHPKEKRRTPAWCDRILWHGRGLQQLSYVRGESRFSDHRPVYSIFIAEVESINRNRIKKNMAYSSARVEVEEMLPYAHGYQI, encoded by the exons ATGACATCATTTCCGGAGGTAAAAAGAGTTCATG GCGTTGATGAAGAATGGAGGAACAATTTCAGAGAGAGGGAGGAGGCATGCACTATCAAGAAAAGCAAAACAG TAGAGAGATCAGGTAGACGAACCTCAGATCGTCTCCGAAGAAGTAAGATTGATCTTGAGGCCTCCCAGCTCACAGATGTGCATAACTCTAG AATCTTTGTGGCAACATGGAATGTGGCTGGGAAATCACCCCCTAGTTATCTAAATCTTGAAGAGTGGCTGCACACTTCACCTCCAGCAGATGTTTATGTCCTTGG gttTCAAGAAATTGTCCCTTTAAACGCTGGTAATGTTTTGGGCACAGAGGATAATGGCCCTGCTAGGAAATGGCTGGCACTTATTCGAGAAACGCTGAATAGTCTACCAGGGAGTAGTGGCAACTGTCGCACTCCTTCACCGGTGCCTGACCCTATAGTCGAGTTAGATGATGATTTTGAAGGATCCAACAGGGAGAATGCTTCCTCTTTCTTCCACCGCCGTTCCTTCCAGTCATTGAGCCGTAGCATGAGGGTGGTTGAGGATGACAGCTCGATGTCCCAACCAAGACTTGATTGTAGATACAGTGTCTGCGATAGAGCTATCTACGGGCGTAGTAGGCCAAGTGATTACAGTTACAATTCTAATGGGAGGTGGGATTGCTCCTCAGATGATGATAATAACGGATTGAGTGAGTCTCATTGCACTTATTCCTCGCCCGTTCCATACAATGGTTCTGCTTCTATGGAGGATAGAGACAGGGGTCCTGTTCAGTCGAGGTATTGCTTGGTTGCAAGCAAGCAGATGGTGGGGATTTTTCTCACCGTTTGGGTCAAGAGGGATCTAAGAGACGCAGTACGGAATCTGAAGGTTTCGTGTGTCGGTAGAGGCTTGATGGGGTATCTTGGAAACAAG GGTTCGATATCTATTAGCTTGTCTTTGCACCAAACAAGCTTCTGCTTCATTTGTAGCCATTTGACCTCTGGAGAAAAGGATGGTGACGAGCTGAGGAGGAATTCCGATGTCATGGAGATTCTGAGGAAAACACGGTTCCCACGAGTTCATGGCATTGGTGATGAGAACTCTCCTCAAACAATTCTTGAGCATGA TCGAATAATATGGCTTGGGGACTTGAATTACCGAATAGCCCTTTCTTACCGATGTGCAAAAGCTCTTGTTGAGATGAGGAACTGGAGAGTTTTGTTAGATAATGACCAG CTTTGTGTTGAGCAGCGACATGGGAGAGTCTTTACCGGATGGAACGAAGGGAGGATATATTTCCCCCCTACATACAAATATTCAAACAATTCTGACCGGTATGCAGGTGAAGATATGCATCCAAAAGAGAAACGTAGAACACCAGCTTGGTGTGATCGTATATTATGGCATGGCCGTGGCCTCCAACAACTATCATATGTTCGTGGGGAGTCTAGGTTCTCTGATCACAGACCAGTTTACAGTATATTTATAGCAGAAGTGGAGTCCATCAATCGCAACCGCATCAAGAAAAACATGGCTTATTCGAGCGCAAGAGTTGAGGTTGAAGAAATGCTTCCATATGCACATGGTTATCAAATTTAG
- the LOC121761747 gene encoding type I inositol polyphosphate 5-phosphatase 4-like isoform X6 yields the protein MTSFPEVKRVHGVDEEWRNNFREREEACTIKKSKTERSGRRTSDRLRRSKIDLEASQLTDVHNSRIFVATWNVAGKSPPSYLNLEEWLHTSPPADVYVLGFQEIVPLNAGNVLGTEDNGPARKWLALIRETLNSLPGSSGNCRTPSPVPDPIVELDDDFEGSNRENASSFFHRRSFQSLSRSMRVVEDDSSMSQPRLDCRYSVCDRAIYGRSRPSDYSYNSNGRWDCSSDDDNNGLSESHCTYSSPVPYNGSASMEDRDRGPVQSRYCLVASKQMVGIFLTVWVKRDLRDAVRNLKVSCVGRGLMGYLGNKGSISISLSLHQTSFCFICSHLTSGEKDGDELRRNSDVMEILRKTRFPRVHGIGDENSPQTILEHDRIIWLGDLNYRIALSYRCAKALVEMRNWRVLLDNDQLCVEQRHGRVFTGWNEGRIYFPPTYKYSNNSDRYAGEDMHPKEKRRTPAWCDRILWHGRGLQQLSYVRGESRFSDHRPVYSIFIAEVESINRNRIKKNMAYSSARVEVEEMLPYAHGYQI from the exons ATGACATCATTTCCGGAGGTAAAAAGAGTTCATG GCGTTGATGAAGAATGGAGGAACAATTTCAGAGAGAGGGAGGAGGCATGCACTATCAAGAAAAGCAAAACAG AGAGATCAGGTAGACGAACCTCAGATCGTCTCCGAAGAAGTAAGATTGATCTTGAGGCCTCCCAGCTCACAGATGTGCATAACTCTAG AATCTTTGTGGCAACATGGAATGTGGCTGGGAAATCACCCCCTAGTTATCTAAATCTTGAAGAGTGGCTGCACACTTCACCTCCAGCAGATGTTTATGTCCTTGG gttTCAAGAAATTGTCCCTTTAAACGCTGGTAATGTTTTGGGCACAGAGGATAATGGCCCTGCTAGGAAATGGCTGGCACTTATTCGAGAAACGCTGAATAGTCTACCAGGGAGTAGTGGCAACTGTCGCACTCCTTCACCGGTGCCTGACCCTATAGTCGAGTTAGATGATGATTTTGAAGGATCCAACAGGGAGAATGCTTCCTCTTTCTTCCACCGCCGTTCCTTCCAGTCATTGAGCCGTAGCATGAGGGTGGTTGAGGATGACAGCTCGATGTCCCAACCAAGACTTGATTGTAGATACAGTGTCTGCGATAGAGCTATCTACGGGCGTAGTAGGCCAAGTGATTACAGTTACAATTCTAATGGGAGGTGGGATTGCTCCTCAGATGATGATAATAACGGATTGAGTGAGTCTCATTGCACTTATTCCTCGCCCGTTCCATACAATGGTTCTGCTTCTATGGAGGATAGAGACAGGGGTCCTGTTCAGTCGAGGTATTGCTTGGTTGCAAGCAAGCAGATGGTGGGGATTTTTCTCACCGTTTGGGTCAAGAGGGATCTAAGAGACGCAGTACGGAATCTGAAGGTTTCGTGTGTCGGTAGAGGCTTGATGGGGTATCTTGGAAACAAG GGTTCGATATCTATTAGCTTGTCTTTGCACCAAACAAGCTTCTGCTTCATTTGTAGCCATTTGACCTCTGGAGAAAAGGATGGTGACGAGCTGAGGAGGAATTCCGATGTCATGGAGATTCTGAGGAAAACACGGTTCCCACGAGTTCATGGCATTGGTGATGAGAACTCTCCTCAAACAATTCTTGAGCATGA TCGAATAATATGGCTTGGGGACTTGAATTACCGAATAGCCCTTTCTTACCGATGTGCAAAAGCTCTTGTTGAGATGAGGAACTGGAGAGTTTTGTTAGATAATGACCAG CTTTGTGTTGAGCAGCGACATGGGAGAGTCTTTACCGGATGGAACGAAGGGAGGATATATTTCCCCCCTACATACAAATATTCAAACAATTCTGACCGGTATGCAGGTGAAGATATGCATCCAAAAGAGAAACGTAGAACACCAGCTTGGTGTGATCGTATATTATGGCATGGCCGTGGCCTCCAACAACTATCATATGTTCGTGGGGAGTCTAGGTTCTCTGATCACAGACCAGTTTACAGTATATTTATAGCAGAAGTGGAGTCCATCAATCGCAACCGCATCAAGAAAAACATGGCTTATTCGAGCGCAAGAGTTGAGGTTGAAGAAATGCTTCCATATGCACATGGTTATCAAATTTAG
- the LOC121761747 gene encoding type I inositol polyphosphate 5-phosphatase 4-like isoform X2 → MRNGNSKKSKFSWPKTLVKKWLNIKGKTEDFHADDIISGGVDEEWRNNFREREEACTIKKSKTERSGRRTSDRLRRSKIDLEASQLTDVHNSRIFVATWNVAGKSPPSYLNLEEWLHTSPPADVYVLGFQEIVPLNAGNVLGTEDNGPARKWLALIRETLNSLPGSSGNCRTPSPVPDPIVELDDDFEGSNRENASSFFHRRSFQSLSRSMRVVEDDSSMSQPRLDCRYSVCDRAIYGRSRPSDYSYNSNGRWDCSSDDDNNGLSESHCTYSSPVPYNGSASMEDRDRGPVQSRYCLVASKQMVGIFLTVWVKRDLRDAVRNLKVSCVGRGLMGYLGNKGSISISLSLHQTSFCFICSHLTSGEKDGDELRRNSDVMEILRKTRFPRVHGIGDENSPQTILEHDRIIWLGDLNYRIALSYRCAKALVEMRNWRVLLDNDQLCVEQRHGRVFTGWNEGRIYFPPTYKYSNNSDRYAGEDMHPKEKRRTPAWCDRILWHGRGLQQLSYVRGESRFSDHRPVYSIFIAEVESINRNRIKKNMAYSSARVEVEEMLPYAHGYQI, encoded by the exons ATGAGAAATGGGAACTCCAAGAAAAGCAAG TTTTCATGGCCGAAGACATTGGTGAAGAAATGGCTCAACATCAAGGGCAAAACTGAGGATTTTCACGCTGATGACATCATTTCCGGAG GCGTTGATGAAGAATGGAGGAACAATTTCAGAGAGAGGGAGGAGGCATGCACTATCAAGAAAAGCAAAACAG AGAGATCAGGTAGACGAACCTCAGATCGTCTCCGAAGAAGTAAGATTGATCTTGAGGCCTCCCAGCTCACAGATGTGCATAACTCTAG AATCTTTGTGGCAACATGGAATGTGGCTGGGAAATCACCCCCTAGTTATCTAAATCTTGAAGAGTGGCTGCACACTTCACCTCCAGCAGATGTTTATGTCCTTGG gttTCAAGAAATTGTCCCTTTAAACGCTGGTAATGTTTTGGGCACAGAGGATAATGGCCCTGCTAGGAAATGGCTGGCACTTATTCGAGAAACGCTGAATAGTCTACCAGGGAGTAGTGGCAACTGTCGCACTCCTTCACCGGTGCCTGACCCTATAGTCGAGTTAGATGATGATTTTGAAGGATCCAACAGGGAGAATGCTTCCTCTTTCTTCCACCGCCGTTCCTTCCAGTCATTGAGCCGTAGCATGAGGGTGGTTGAGGATGACAGCTCGATGTCCCAACCAAGACTTGATTGTAGATACAGTGTCTGCGATAGAGCTATCTACGGGCGTAGTAGGCCAAGTGATTACAGTTACAATTCTAATGGGAGGTGGGATTGCTCCTCAGATGATGATAATAACGGATTGAGTGAGTCTCATTGCACTTATTCCTCGCCCGTTCCATACAATGGTTCTGCTTCTATGGAGGATAGAGACAGGGGTCCTGTTCAGTCGAGGTATTGCTTGGTTGCAAGCAAGCAGATGGTGGGGATTTTTCTCACCGTTTGGGTCAAGAGGGATCTAAGAGACGCAGTACGGAATCTGAAGGTTTCGTGTGTCGGTAGAGGCTTGATGGGGTATCTTGGAAACAAG GGTTCGATATCTATTAGCTTGTCTTTGCACCAAACAAGCTTCTGCTTCATTTGTAGCCATTTGACCTCTGGAGAAAAGGATGGTGACGAGCTGAGGAGGAATTCCGATGTCATGGAGATTCTGAGGAAAACACGGTTCCCACGAGTTCATGGCATTGGTGATGAGAACTCTCCTCAAACAATTCTTGAGCATGA TCGAATAATATGGCTTGGGGACTTGAATTACCGAATAGCCCTTTCTTACCGATGTGCAAAAGCTCTTGTTGAGATGAGGAACTGGAGAGTTTTGTTAGATAATGACCAG CTTTGTGTTGAGCAGCGACATGGGAGAGTCTTTACCGGATGGAACGAAGGGAGGATATATTTCCCCCCTACATACAAATATTCAAACAATTCTGACCGGTATGCAGGTGAAGATATGCATCCAAAAGAGAAACGTAGAACACCAGCTTGGTGTGATCGTATATTATGGCATGGCCGTGGCCTCCAACAACTATCATATGTTCGTGGGGAGTCTAGGTTCTCTGATCACAGACCAGTTTACAGTATATTTATAGCAGAAGTGGAGTCCATCAATCGCAACCGCATCAAGAAAAACATGGCTTATTCGAGCGCAAGAGTTGAGGTTGAAGAAATGCTTCCATATGCACATGGTTATCAAATTTAG
- the LOC121761747 gene encoding type I inositol polyphosphate 5-phosphatase 4-like isoform X1 — protein MRNGNSKKSKFSWPKTLVKKWLNIKGKTEDFHADDIISGGVDEEWRNNFREREEACTIKKSKTVERSGRRTSDRLRRSKIDLEASQLTDVHNSRIFVATWNVAGKSPPSYLNLEEWLHTSPPADVYVLGFQEIVPLNAGNVLGTEDNGPARKWLALIRETLNSLPGSSGNCRTPSPVPDPIVELDDDFEGSNRENASSFFHRRSFQSLSRSMRVVEDDSSMSQPRLDCRYSVCDRAIYGRSRPSDYSYNSNGRWDCSSDDDNNGLSESHCTYSSPVPYNGSASMEDRDRGPVQSRYCLVASKQMVGIFLTVWVKRDLRDAVRNLKVSCVGRGLMGYLGNKGSISISLSLHQTSFCFICSHLTSGEKDGDELRRNSDVMEILRKTRFPRVHGIGDENSPQTILEHDRIIWLGDLNYRIALSYRCAKALVEMRNWRVLLDNDQLCVEQRHGRVFTGWNEGRIYFPPTYKYSNNSDRYAGEDMHPKEKRRTPAWCDRILWHGRGLQQLSYVRGESRFSDHRPVYSIFIAEVESINRNRIKKNMAYSSARVEVEEMLPYAHGYQI, from the exons ATGAGAAATGGGAACTCCAAGAAAAGCAAG TTTTCATGGCCGAAGACATTGGTGAAGAAATGGCTCAACATCAAGGGCAAAACTGAGGATTTTCACGCTGATGACATCATTTCCGGAG GCGTTGATGAAGAATGGAGGAACAATTTCAGAGAGAGGGAGGAGGCATGCACTATCAAGAAAAGCAAAACAG TAGAGAGATCAGGTAGACGAACCTCAGATCGTCTCCGAAGAAGTAAGATTGATCTTGAGGCCTCCCAGCTCACAGATGTGCATAACTCTAG AATCTTTGTGGCAACATGGAATGTGGCTGGGAAATCACCCCCTAGTTATCTAAATCTTGAAGAGTGGCTGCACACTTCACCTCCAGCAGATGTTTATGTCCTTGG gttTCAAGAAATTGTCCCTTTAAACGCTGGTAATGTTTTGGGCACAGAGGATAATGGCCCTGCTAGGAAATGGCTGGCACTTATTCGAGAAACGCTGAATAGTCTACCAGGGAGTAGTGGCAACTGTCGCACTCCTTCACCGGTGCCTGACCCTATAGTCGAGTTAGATGATGATTTTGAAGGATCCAACAGGGAGAATGCTTCCTCTTTCTTCCACCGCCGTTCCTTCCAGTCATTGAGCCGTAGCATGAGGGTGGTTGAGGATGACAGCTCGATGTCCCAACCAAGACTTGATTGTAGATACAGTGTCTGCGATAGAGCTATCTACGGGCGTAGTAGGCCAAGTGATTACAGTTACAATTCTAATGGGAGGTGGGATTGCTCCTCAGATGATGATAATAACGGATTGAGTGAGTCTCATTGCACTTATTCCTCGCCCGTTCCATACAATGGTTCTGCTTCTATGGAGGATAGAGACAGGGGTCCTGTTCAGTCGAGGTATTGCTTGGTTGCAAGCAAGCAGATGGTGGGGATTTTTCTCACCGTTTGGGTCAAGAGGGATCTAAGAGACGCAGTACGGAATCTGAAGGTTTCGTGTGTCGGTAGAGGCTTGATGGGGTATCTTGGAAACAAG GGTTCGATATCTATTAGCTTGTCTTTGCACCAAACAAGCTTCTGCTTCATTTGTAGCCATTTGACCTCTGGAGAAAAGGATGGTGACGAGCTGAGGAGGAATTCCGATGTCATGGAGATTCTGAGGAAAACACGGTTCCCACGAGTTCATGGCATTGGTGATGAGAACTCTCCTCAAACAATTCTTGAGCATGA TCGAATAATATGGCTTGGGGACTTGAATTACCGAATAGCCCTTTCTTACCGATGTGCAAAAGCTCTTGTTGAGATGAGGAACTGGAGAGTTTTGTTAGATAATGACCAG CTTTGTGTTGAGCAGCGACATGGGAGAGTCTTTACCGGATGGAACGAAGGGAGGATATATTTCCCCCCTACATACAAATATTCAAACAATTCTGACCGGTATGCAGGTGAAGATATGCATCCAAAAGAGAAACGTAGAACACCAGCTTGGTGTGATCGTATATTATGGCATGGCCGTGGCCTCCAACAACTATCATATGTTCGTGGGGAGTCTAGGTTCTCTGATCACAGACCAGTTTACAGTATATTTATAGCAGAAGTGGAGTCCATCAATCGCAACCGCATCAAGAAAAACATGGCTTATTCGAGCGCAAGAGTTGAGGTTGAAGAAATGCTTCCATATGCACATGGTTATCAAATTTAG
- the LOC121761747 gene encoding type I inositol polyphosphate 5-phosphatase 4-like isoform X3 — MRNGNSKKSKTLVKKWLNIKGKTEDFHADDIISGGVDEEWRNNFREREEACTIKKSKTVERSGRRTSDRLRRSKIDLEASQLTDVHNSRIFVATWNVAGKSPPSYLNLEEWLHTSPPADVYVLGFQEIVPLNAGNVLGTEDNGPARKWLALIRETLNSLPGSSGNCRTPSPVPDPIVELDDDFEGSNRENASSFFHRRSFQSLSRSMRVVEDDSSMSQPRLDCRYSVCDRAIYGRSRPSDYSYNSNGRWDCSSDDDNNGLSESHCTYSSPVPYNGSASMEDRDRGPVQSRYCLVASKQMVGIFLTVWVKRDLRDAVRNLKVSCVGRGLMGYLGNKGSISISLSLHQTSFCFICSHLTSGEKDGDELRRNSDVMEILRKTRFPRVHGIGDENSPQTILEHDRIIWLGDLNYRIALSYRCAKALVEMRNWRVLLDNDQLCVEQRHGRVFTGWNEGRIYFPPTYKYSNNSDRYAGEDMHPKEKRRTPAWCDRILWHGRGLQQLSYVRGESRFSDHRPVYSIFIAEVESINRNRIKKNMAYSSARVEVEEMLPYAHGYQI; from the exons ATGAGAAATGGGAACTCCAAGAAAAGCAAG ACATTGGTGAAGAAATGGCTCAACATCAAGGGCAAAACTGAGGATTTTCACGCTGATGACATCATTTCCGGAG GCGTTGATGAAGAATGGAGGAACAATTTCAGAGAGAGGGAGGAGGCATGCACTATCAAGAAAAGCAAAACAG TAGAGAGATCAGGTAGACGAACCTCAGATCGTCTCCGAAGAAGTAAGATTGATCTTGAGGCCTCCCAGCTCACAGATGTGCATAACTCTAG AATCTTTGTGGCAACATGGAATGTGGCTGGGAAATCACCCCCTAGTTATCTAAATCTTGAAGAGTGGCTGCACACTTCACCTCCAGCAGATGTTTATGTCCTTGG gttTCAAGAAATTGTCCCTTTAAACGCTGGTAATGTTTTGGGCACAGAGGATAATGGCCCTGCTAGGAAATGGCTGGCACTTATTCGAGAAACGCTGAATAGTCTACCAGGGAGTAGTGGCAACTGTCGCACTCCTTCACCGGTGCCTGACCCTATAGTCGAGTTAGATGATGATTTTGAAGGATCCAACAGGGAGAATGCTTCCTCTTTCTTCCACCGCCGTTCCTTCCAGTCATTGAGCCGTAGCATGAGGGTGGTTGAGGATGACAGCTCGATGTCCCAACCAAGACTTGATTGTAGATACAGTGTCTGCGATAGAGCTATCTACGGGCGTAGTAGGCCAAGTGATTACAGTTACAATTCTAATGGGAGGTGGGATTGCTCCTCAGATGATGATAATAACGGATTGAGTGAGTCTCATTGCACTTATTCCTCGCCCGTTCCATACAATGGTTCTGCTTCTATGGAGGATAGAGACAGGGGTCCTGTTCAGTCGAGGTATTGCTTGGTTGCAAGCAAGCAGATGGTGGGGATTTTTCTCACCGTTTGGGTCAAGAGGGATCTAAGAGACGCAGTACGGAATCTGAAGGTTTCGTGTGTCGGTAGAGGCTTGATGGGGTATCTTGGAAACAAG GGTTCGATATCTATTAGCTTGTCTTTGCACCAAACAAGCTTCTGCTTCATTTGTAGCCATTTGACCTCTGGAGAAAAGGATGGTGACGAGCTGAGGAGGAATTCCGATGTCATGGAGATTCTGAGGAAAACACGGTTCCCACGAGTTCATGGCATTGGTGATGAGAACTCTCCTCAAACAATTCTTGAGCATGA TCGAATAATATGGCTTGGGGACTTGAATTACCGAATAGCCCTTTCTTACCGATGTGCAAAAGCTCTTGTTGAGATGAGGAACTGGAGAGTTTTGTTAGATAATGACCAG CTTTGTGTTGAGCAGCGACATGGGAGAGTCTTTACCGGATGGAACGAAGGGAGGATATATTTCCCCCCTACATACAAATATTCAAACAATTCTGACCGGTATGCAGGTGAAGATATGCATCCAAAAGAGAAACGTAGAACACCAGCTTGGTGTGATCGTATATTATGGCATGGCCGTGGCCTCCAACAACTATCATATGTTCGTGGGGAGTCTAGGTTCTCTGATCACAGACCAGTTTACAGTATATTTATAGCAGAAGTGGAGTCCATCAATCGCAACCGCATCAAGAAAAACATGGCTTATTCGAGCGCAAGAGTTGAGGTTGAAGAAATGCTTCCATATGCACATGGTTATCAAATTTAG
- the LOC121761747 gene encoding type I inositol polyphosphate 5-phosphatase 4-like isoform X4, which yields MRNGNSKKSKFSWPKTLVKKWLNIKGKTEDFHADDIISGGVDEEWRNNFREREEACTIKKSKTVERSGRRTSDRLRRSKIDLEASQLTDVHNSSYLNLEEWLHTSPPADVYVLGFQEIVPLNAGNVLGTEDNGPARKWLALIRETLNSLPGSSGNCRTPSPVPDPIVELDDDFEGSNRENASSFFHRRSFQSLSRSMRVVEDDSSMSQPRLDCRYSVCDRAIYGRSRPSDYSYNSNGRWDCSSDDDNNGLSESHCTYSSPVPYNGSASMEDRDRGPVQSRYCLVASKQMVGIFLTVWVKRDLRDAVRNLKVSCVGRGLMGYLGNKGSISISLSLHQTSFCFICSHLTSGEKDGDELRRNSDVMEILRKTRFPRVHGIGDENSPQTILEHDRIIWLGDLNYRIALSYRCAKALVEMRNWRVLLDNDQLCVEQRHGRVFTGWNEGRIYFPPTYKYSNNSDRYAGEDMHPKEKRRTPAWCDRILWHGRGLQQLSYVRGESRFSDHRPVYSIFIAEVESINRNRIKKNMAYSSARVEVEEMLPYAHGYQI from the exons ATGAGAAATGGGAACTCCAAGAAAAGCAAG TTTTCATGGCCGAAGACATTGGTGAAGAAATGGCTCAACATCAAGGGCAAAACTGAGGATTTTCACGCTGATGACATCATTTCCGGAG GCGTTGATGAAGAATGGAGGAACAATTTCAGAGAGAGGGAGGAGGCATGCACTATCAAGAAAAGCAAAACAG TAGAGAGATCAGGTAGACGAACCTCAGATCGTCTCCGAAGAAGTAAGATTGATCTTGAGGCCTCCCAGCTCACAGATGTGCATAACTCTAG TTATCTAAATCTTGAAGAGTGGCTGCACACTTCACCTCCAGCAGATGTTTATGTCCTTGG gttTCAAGAAATTGTCCCTTTAAACGCTGGTAATGTTTTGGGCACAGAGGATAATGGCCCTGCTAGGAAATGGCTGGCACTTATTCGAGAAACGCTGAATAGTCTACCAGGGAGTAGTGGCAACTGTCGCACTCCTTCACCGGTGCCTGACCCTATAGTCGAGTTAGATGATGATTTTGAAGGATCCAACAGGGAGAATGCTTCCTCTTTCTTCCACCGCCGTTCCTTCCAGTCATTGAGCCGTAGCATGAGGGTGGTTGAGGATGACAGCTCGATGTCCCAACCAAGACTTGATTGTAGATACAGTGTCTGCGATAGAGCTATCTACGGGCGTAGTAGGCCAAGTGATTACAGTTACAATTCTAATGGGAGGTGGGATTGCTCCTCAGATGATGATAATAACGGATTGAGTGAGTCTCATTGCACTTATTCCTCGCCCGTTCCATACAATGGTTCTGCTTCTATGGAGGATAGAGACAGGGGTCCTGTTCAGTCGAGGTATTGCTTGGTTGCAAGCAAGCAGATGGTGGGGATTTTTCTCACCGTTTGGGTCAAGAGGGATCTAAGAGACGCAGTACGGAATCTGAAGGTTTCGTGTGTCGGTAGAGGCTTGATGGGGTATCTTGGAAACAAG GGTTCGATATCTATTAGCTTGTCTTTGCACCAAACAAGCTTCTGCTTCATTTGTAGCCATTTGACCTCTGGAGAAAAGGATGGTGACGAGCTGAGGAGGAATTCCGATGTCATGGAGATTCTGAGGAAAACACGGTTCCCACGAGTTCATGGCATTGGTGATGAGAACTCTCCTCAAACAATTCTTGAGCATGA TCGAATAATATGGCTTGGGGACTTGAATTACCGAATAGCCCTTTCTTACCGATGTGCAAAAGCTCTTGTTGAGATGAGGAACTGGAGAGTTTTGTTAGATAATGACCAG CTTTGTGTTGAGCAGCGACATGGGAGAGTCTTTACCGGATGGAACGAAGGGAGGATATATTTCCCCCCTACATACAAATATTCAAACAATTCTGACCGGTATGCAGGTGAAGATATGCATCCAAAAGAGAAACGTAGAACACCAGCTTGGTGTGATCGTATATTATGGCATGGCCGTGGCCTCCAACAACTATCATATGTTCGTGGGGAGTCTAGGTTCTCTGATCACAGACCAGTTTACAGTATATTTATAGCAGAAGTGGAGTCCATCAATCGCAACCGCATCAAGAAAAACATGGCTTATTCGAGCGCAAGAGTTGAGGTTGAAGAAATGCTTCCATATGCACATGGTTATCAAATTTAG
- the LOC121761443 gene encoding CST complex subunit STN1-like produces MDLYNTHVKLLAFDFLSLTPTRSDPSCFQRKGLRLSRAESIGVVVTRELKPGKFLRFTIDDGTGCIPCVLWLNQLTSSYFSRRSPSSVRSIARSALHFASEIQLGVVVRVRGRITGYRGTVQITVSDVALETDPNAQVLHWLDCVRLARRCYDKFSIIRV; encoded by the coding sequence ATGGATCTGTACAACACCCACGTGAAGCTTCTAGCCTttgattttctctctcttacccCCACCCGATCAGATCCCTCCTGCTTCCAACGCAAGGGCCTGCGCCTCTCGCGCGCCGAGTCGATCGGAGTGGTGGTCACTCGGGAGCTCAAGCCCGGTAAATTCCTCCGCTTCACCATCGATGACGGCACCGGCTGCATCCCCTGTGTCCTTTGGCTCAACCAACTCACCTCCTCTTACTTCTCCAGGAGGAGCCCATCATCTGTTCGATCAATTGCCCGATCGGCGCTCCACTTCGCCTCCGAGATCCAGCTCGGTGTCGTCGTCAGGGTGCGCGGCAGAATCACCGGCTACAGAGGAACCGTCCAGATTACGGTTTCCGATGTTGCTTTGGAGACCGATCCGAATGCGCAGGTTTTGCATTGGTTGGACTGTGTCAGGTTGGCCAGGAGATGTTACGATAAGTTTTCCATAATTAGGGTTTGA